In Desulfovibrio aminophilus DSM 12254, one DNA window encodes the following:
- the vapC gene encoding type II toxin-antitoxin system tRNA(fMet)-specific endonuclease VapC, producing the protein MTRFLLDTNICIYCIKRKPRAVLDRFRAQPAAAIGVSAVTVAELEFGVSKSADPARNRAALIAFLAPLEIAAFDDRAAEEYGRIRAHLQARGTPIGPLDTLIAAHALGLGATLVTNNEREFRRVPGLNVENWAG; encoded by the coding sequence GTGACGCGCTTCCTTCTGGACACCAATATCTGCATCTACTGCATCAAGCGGAAGCCGCGCGCCGTGCTGGACCGCTTCCGGGCCCAGCCCGCGGCCGCCATCGGCGTGTCGGCCGTCACGGTGGCCGAACTGGAGTTCGGGGTGTCCAAGAGCGCGGACCCGGCGCGCAACCGGGCGGCCCTCATCGCCTTCCTGGCCCCCCTGGAGATCGCGGCCTTCGACGACCGCGCGGCCGAGGAATACGGCCGCATCCGCGCCCACCTGCAAGCCCGGGGAACGCCCATCGGCCCCCTGGACACCCTCATCGCGGCCCACGCCCTGGGCCTGGGCGCGACCCTCGTGACCAACAACGAGCGGGAGTTCCGCCGCGTGCCCGGCCTGAACGTGGAGAACTGGGCGGGCTGA
- a CDS encoding type II toxin-antitoxin system RelE/ParE family toxin, protein MIASFKCGETEKLFLRNASRRFPASIQAVARRKLVWLDSAKRLEDLRIPPGNRLEALKGDRQGQHSIRINDQYRICFVWTGADARDVEIVDYH, encoded by the coding sequence ATGATCGCGTCCTTCAAGTGCGGGGAAACTGAGAAGCTGTTTCTGCGGAATGCCTCTCGGCGGTTCCCGGCGAGCATCCAGGCCGTGGCCCGGCGGAAGCTGGTCTGGCTGGACTCGGCCAAACGGCTTGAGGACTTGCGCATCCCTCCGGGCAACAGGCTGGAAGCCCTCAAGGGCGATCGCCAGGGGCAGCACAGCATCCGCATCAACGACCAGTACCGGATTTGTTTCGTCTGGACCGGAGCGGATGCCCGGGACGTGGAGATTGTCGACTATCATTAA
- a CDS encoding HigA family addiction module antitoxin, producing MSTIIKEVAGMAVKLPPIHPGEILLEEFLKPLGISQTRLALDLRVPAQRVNDLVRGRRSVSVDTAMRLAAYFGTTPEVWLNLQTRFDLEKAEDENLAERIKEEVRPRAVNG from the coding sequence TTGTCGACTATCATTAAGGAGGTGGCGGGCATGGCCGTGAAGCTGCCGCCCATTCATCCGGGCGAAATTCTGCTGGAAGAGTTCCTCAAGCCGCTGGGCATCAGCCAGACCCGGCTGGCCCTGGACCTGCGCGTCCCGGCCCAGCGCGTCAACGACCTCGTGCGCGGCCGCCGTTCCGTGAGCGTGGACACGGCCATGCGTCTGGCCGCCTACTTCGGCACCACGCCCGAGGTCTGGCTCAATCTCCAGACGCGCTTTGATTTGGAAAAGGCCGAGGACGAGAACCTGGCCGAACGGATCAAGGAAGAAGTCCGGCCCAGGGCGGTGAACGGGTAG
- a CDS encoding vitamin B12-dependent ribonucleotide reductase: protein MSESKVPAALPEVAISENARIVLERRYLRKDGEGKPCETPKALFWRVAKAIASEEGKYKKSSYTVDALAREFYDLMTSFRFLPNSPTLMNAGTDLGQLAACFVLPVGDSMEEIFDAVKHAALIHKSGGGTGFSFSRLRPKAARVGSTGGIASGPISFLRIFNTATEQVKQGGTRRGANMGILRVDHPDILEFIKAKEREGELNNFNLSVALTEKFMRAVEKDEEYGLVAPHTKDVKARLKAREVFQILVRKAWESGDPGIVFLDRINRDNPTPALGEIESTNPCGEQPLLPYEACNLGSLNLAVLFRDKPNGKSKAKGKKAKNGEARPEEHIDWDELKRMTHLAVRFLDNVIDASRYPLPQITDMVQRNRKIGLGVMGFADLLYQLGVPYNSQEGVDLAGRVMEFVQAEARSASKTLGKERGAFPEYERSTWGKKNLGPYRNATTTTIAPTGTLSILAGCSSGVEPLFALSFVRNVMDGDRLVESNPYFEDALKKAEAYSPKLMEEVAKVGSVRKMKFLPEELRRVFVTAMDIEPLWHLKMQAAFQKYTDNAVSKTVNLPNSATQDDIRDIYWKAYEYGCKGVTVYRDGCKSSQVLCTGDGQEKKDGEGKKKSVVKGRPDVVYGFTQKVETGLGVLYLTVNEVDGKPFEVFATIGKSGRSITAKAEAIGRLVSLALRSGVEVIDIVQQLKGIGGEHPKFQKKYLVQSIPDAVAYVFENRYLKDRKVTVDNGNTLDKPTCPECGEELVFEEGCHICKACGFTKCG from the coding sequence ATCGCCTCCGAGGAGGGCAAGTACAAGAAGTCCTCCTACACGGTGGACGCCCTGGCGCGCGAGTTCTACGACCTGATGACCTCCTTCCGCTTCCTGCCCAACTCGCCCACGCTCATGAACGCGGGCACGGACCTGGGCCAGCTGGCGGCCTGCTTCGTGCTGCCCGTGGGCGACAGCATGGAGGAGATTTTCGACGCGGTGAAGCACGCCGCGCTGATCCACAAGTCCGGCGGCGGCACGGGATTCTCCTTCTCGCGGCTGCGGCCCAAGGCCGCGCGCGTGGGCTCCACGGGCGGCATCGCCTCGGGCCCGATCTCGTTCCTGCGCATCTTCAACACCGCCACCGAGCAGGTGAAGCAGGGCGGCACCCGGCGCGGGGCCAACATGGGCATCCTGCGCGTGGACCATCCCGACATCCTGGAGTTCATCAAGGCCAAGGAGCGCGAGGGCGAACTGAACAACTTCAACCTCTCCGTGGCCCTGACCGAGAAGTTCATGCGCGCCGTGGAGAAGGACGAGGAATACGGCCTCGTGGCCCCGCACACCAAGGACGTCAAGGCCCGGCTCAAGGCCCGCGAGGTCTTCCAGATCCTGGTGCGCAAGGCCTGGGAGTCCGGCGACCCGGGCATCGTGTTCCTGGACCGCATCAACCGCGACAACCCCACCCCGGCCCTGGGCGAGATCGAGTCCACCAACCCCTGCGGCGAGCAGCCCCTGCTGCCCTACGAGGCCTGCAACCTGGGTTCCCTGAACCTGGCCGTGCTCTTCCGCGACAAGCCCAACGGCAAGTCCAAGGCCAAGGGCAAGAAGGCCAAGAACGGCGAGGCCCGGCCCGAGGAGCACATCGACTGGGACGAGCTCAAGCGCATGACGCACCTGGCCGTGCGCTTCCTGGACAACGTCATCGACGCCTCGCGCTACCCGCTGCCCCAGATCACGGACATGGTCCAGCGCAACCGCAAGATCGGCCTGGGCGTCATGGGCTTCGCGGACCTGCTCTACCAGTTGGGCGTGCCCTACAACTCCCAGGAGGGCGTGGACCTGGCCGGGCGGGTCATGGAGTTCGTGCAGGCCGAGGCCCGCAGCGCGTCCAAGACCCTGGGCAAGGAGCGCGGGGCCTTCCCGGAATACGAGCGCTCCACCTGGGGCAAGAAGAACCTGGGCCCCTACCGCAACGCCACCACGACCACCATCGCGCCCACGGGCACCCTGTCCATCCTGGCGGGCTGCTCCTCGGGCGTGGAGCCGCTGTTCGCACTCTCCTTCGTGCGCAACGTCATGGACGGTGACCGGCTGGTGGAGTCCAACCCCTATTTCGAGGACGCGCTGAAGAAGGCCGAGGCCTACAGCCCCAAGCTCATGGAGGAGGTGGCCAAGGTCGGCTCGGTCCGCAAGATGAAGTTCCTGCCCGAGGAGCTGCGCCGGGTCTTCGTCACGGCCATGGACATCGAGCCGCTCTGGCACCTCAAGATGCAGGCCGCCTTCCAGAAGTACACGGACAACGCGGTGTCCAAGACCGTGAACCTGCCCAACTCGGCCACCCAGGACGACATCCGGGACATCTACTGGAAGGCCTACGAATACGGCTGCAAGGGCGTGACCGTGTACCGCGACGGTTGCAAGTCGTCACAGGTGCTCTGCACGGGCGACGGCCAGGAGAAGAAGGACGGCGAGGGCAAGAAGAAGAGCGTGGTCAAGGGCCGGCCCGACGTGGTCTACGGCTTCACCCAGAAGGTGGAGACGGGCCTGGGCGTGCTCTACCTCACGGTGAACGAGGTGGACGGCAAGCCGTTCGAGGTCTTCGCCACCATCGGCAAGTCGGGCCGGAGCATCACGGCCAAGGCCGAGGCCATCGGCAGGCTGGTGTCCCTGGCCCTGCGCAGCGGGGTGGAGGTCATCGACATCGTGCAGCAGCTCAAGGGCATCGGCGGCGAACACCCGAAGTTCCAGAAGAAGTACCTGGTGCAGTCGATCCCGGACGCCGTGGCCTACGTGTTCGAGAACCGCTACCTCAAGGACCGGAAGGTGACGGTGGACAACGGCAACACGCTGGACAAACCCACCTGCCCGGAATGCGGCGAGGAACTCGTGTTCGAGGAAGGCTGCCACATCTGCAAGGCCTGCGGGTTCACGAAGTGCGGGTGA